A window of Bombina bombina isolate aBomBom1 chromosome 5, aBomBom1.pri, whole genome shotgun sequence genomic DNA:
ctttcagcaaataataacatgagaaggaagcaaattaaataatagaagtaaattggaaagttgtttaaaattgtattctctatctgaatcatgaaagaaaatgtttgtgtttcatgtccctttaagcagatatgtCAGACTATTGCTTCTGTGATTAACGTAATATTTATAGTGTTGGGTTATATAGCACGGGGTAGAACAGTGTGGGTTCCAGACAAGGTCAGCAGACCAGGTCGTAGGGGGAACCCCAGCATTTCTCATTAGTGGGCACTTCTATACCATAAATAATGTGATAATGATATTCTTCACTGATGTTTGTTACTGATTAAATACGTTTTTGTAAGCTGCCATTAATTCTTTACACCTTCTTTGTCTTTCAGTTCCTCCGTGTCCGTACAGTCTCAGGTCCCACATATTACTGCAGGATGGGTAGCACATTCAGAGGTCACCTACAGGAGAAGTTTTTgctggtggattgtaatgttgtgCTGAGTGGCACCTACAGGTGAGAAAATCGACCCTTACTAGCTGGAGTAGGTGCCAGGCTGCccctttgctttattttttttactttatgtctGTCCCAGAAACATTTCCTTTCTTACACAACTTCACTAACCAACCACACAGCTAAATGTTGCTTCTTCAGAACATCCTGTATAAGGATTTGGTATTACAGAGGGGGTATCGGTGTACAGTCTCCAGGTCTTAAATAAAACAAGGTACAAAGTGTCACAAATAGTTTAGGAAAATTGAACTATGTATTATATAATCAATTAAAATCATTGATTATATAATACATAGTTGTGCAATAATTACCATTAGTAATCATATTATCTTTAATGAAGCATCTTACTTACTAAAGGTGCTGAGGATTTTGCATGTTTATGACTAAGGGAAAGGCAACCACCCCTGTTCCTCATGCATCATGTTCAAGCAAGGTGCTGTATAGAGATTGTATGGTTTATATAATCAATTAAGCAGAGTCTGGCTAATTTATGTATTCTTAAGCACAGATACATTGAATCCCTGCAAATATGGGGTAAAAGGGAGTCTGTATTTTAAAGTTGGGGGTTGTACATTCCAAGGGAGAACAGGAGAATATTTGAGGAATGTTCAGTCCATAAGTGGAGTAGAGAGTTCATGGGGGAGTGGGAGAGTTAGGGAGTAAGCAGTCTATGAGGGGATGGAAGAATGTTTGGGGTGTGTGTAGTCCATAGAGGTAGTGGAGAAATGCTTGGGGAGTGTTCAGTCCTTGATGGGGAGTGGGAGAATGATTGTATGTAGTCCATGGGGGGAGTGGGAGAATGATTGTGTGTAGTCCATGGGGGGAGTGGGAGAATGATTGTGTGTAGTCTATGGGGGGAGTGGGAGAATGATTGTGTGTAGTCCATGGGGGGAGTGGGAGAATGATTGTGTGTAGTCCATGGGGGGAGTGGGAGAATGATTGTGTGTAGTCTATGGGGGGAGTGAGAGAATGATTGGGTCTGTAGTCCATGGGGGGGAGTGGGAGAATAATTGGGTGTGTAGTCCAAGGGTTGTGGGAGAATGATTGGGTGTGTAGTCCATGGGGGGAGTGGGAGAATGATTGTGTGTAGTCCAGGGGTGTACGAGAATGATTGGATGTGTAGTCCATGGGAGGAGTGGGAGAATGATTGTGGGAGAATGATTGTGGGAGAATGATTGTGTGTagtccatggggggggggggagtgggaaaATGATTGGGTGTAGTCCATGGGGGAGTGGGAGAATGATTGGGTATGTAGTCCATGGGTGCAATGGCAGAATAATTGGAGAGTGTGAACTCCATAGGGAGAGTGGGGGAATATTTGGAGAGTGTTTAGaccttgatgggggggggggggtgagggaatgTTTTGGGACTGTAAAATCTATTGTGGGGAGTGGGAAATATTTGAGGAGTGTGGAGACAATGGGGGGAAGTACAGAATGTTTGGGGAGAGTGCTGTCCATGGGAGAAGTGGGAGAATGGTTGGGTGTGTAAGCAATAGGGGAGTGGGAGAATGATTGGATAGTATTAAGTGCTTTATGGGGAGTGGGGTAATATTTGAgttgtgttcagtccatgggggGAGTGTGGGAATATTTAAGTAGTGTGCAAACCATGGGGAGAGTACAGAATATATGGGGAGTGTGCAGTCTGTAATACATAGGGAGAATAGACAATTATTTTTGAGAGTATACAGTTGTGAAGAGTGCAGTCCTTAGGGACAATGTTTTGGGATAGTGCATTCAAtcactaaaatgaaataacaggACATTGAACTTCATTAGTTGCCCTCTACATTGCTTGTTgcattttgaatattttatttaaacatatatttttctgTATTCACAGCTATATGTGGTCATTTGAGAAGATCCACCGCAGTATAGCCCACATTTTTCAGGGGGAGCTGGTCTCAAGTTTCGATGAAGAATTTAGAATCCTCTTTGCCCAGTCTGATCCACTCATTCCTTCAGAGAATGTGCTAGCCAAGATGGAGAAACCATTCATGGGAATGGTACCCTACGGGGGCCCTCGTCCATTATTTGAGAGAAAGCTTAATTTCATGTACCCCAGAGATGACAACTCTCAGAATTCTCAGAACTTTCCAAACTTCATGGTAGACCCTGATCGTCATTACTTGCAATCATTCCGTAGGGAAGAGATGATGAGACACACTATGGATAACTCTGGGTTACGGATGTATGGCAAGAAGTTTGCAGAGCACATGGAAATGGATAAGATGCAGATGTCTTTCATGCAGAACAAGAATATGGATGTGGAGGCCTATAAGAGGCATAGTTTTGCTGAAGGTACCTTTGAGAACTATACTGCCGCCAACCAATATAGTAGACAAATGTTTACGAGCAATAATAATGACGAGTACAGGTTTCAGTCCAGCCAGTTCCAGAAGAGCCAATTTATGCAGCTTGATCGCTCTTTCACACCAACACGAACTCAGGGGCTGTTTGAGAAGATTAGAGGCAACCGTCAAGGCATGCTAGAAGCAGATGAGAATGACTCGAGATTTCAAAACAGAGCTTTACCAGGGGAAAACAATTTTGCTCTTGAAGGTCCTCCTCATACGAGACTTGGCTATAACCCTTCAAATTCATCTCGTGAAGTGCGGCATGGCTCTGATCAGGTGGAGATTGGAGGAGAGGGAAGATTCGGACAAAGATCACAGGGAAGGCAGAAATTCATGTGCCAAATATCTCCCACACATAAACAAGGTATGGAACAGAGGCATTTTTTCCAAGATCAGGATGCagataaaaaaacacaagaaaacaaagaaGGCCTGCGCAGCTGGAGGATATCATCTTACTTGAGTGGTATTCAGTCAGATCAAGATGAGGAAGGCCTACCAGTGGCTATAGACTCAGAGGCATTTGATGATGCATTAGTACCTTTTGAAAAAGCTGTACCTACAAGTGAGACTCTGTTAAAATACTCCATCGATCCAATTCCCCCATACAAACCCCCTGCAGTTTTAAAAGATGTGCCAATGCAGGTTGAAAAAGTAAAGGAAACCTTAAtgttagagaaagaaaaagaggacacCTTGTTAGCAAGACATGATTCTTTCAGAACTAGGACTAATCCCCTTCTTCAGAGAGGGTCTCGTTTAAGGTCTTCTCTTATATTTAGCAGCTCTAAAGTAGAGCAGCATAGTTCTACTGCTTCTGAGATGGTACAAGTAGTGCAGAAGGAGCAGAGCTCAACTGAAGTTATTAAAGAAAATGAGTCATATAAAACCAGTTCAAAAGTAGCTGAGATCCTTGAAAAATACAAGACTGCTAACAAGGATAGTGAGAGTGCAACAGTTATTCAAGCCAAGTCATTAGCAGCTACAAACACTATCCATGAGGAATCAGAGATGGGCCAGAAGAGAAGTATAGAAACAGTTGCATATAAATCCCTGGAGTCTAAACTCCTTGAAAAGGATTCATTTAGCCGGACAGTACTTGAGTCACAGTATCGATCTTCAGTAAATACTAAATTCCAGGAACTCTTTAGCAAAGATAATCAGACAAGCACAGTTACTAAGATTGAGCAGATGGCCTCAAGCATACAGACTATAGAATCTAGCAAACCTGCTCTTCCAGAGAAAAATGAAAGTCAGCTTACAATCACTGAAATTATTGAGGAACCAAAACCAGCAGCTATTGAAGCTCCAAAGCCACCAACCCCACAAGAATCTGGCCTCCACTTTGGAAATGCTCTGGAAAAGATGTCACAGAATCCAATGCCCAGTAGCACCATGAATAAATCTGATGAAGAAATCTCAAGGTCAGAACAGAATCCTATGGAATTCATTAGGAGAGGGTCAATGAAACTAAAGCAGTTTTTGCAATCAAAGGCAGAGAAAAAAGCAGAAGAAGACCTATCTTCAGATATAGCTAAGATGGAAAAGCAGAACACAGCCCTCAGACGCCTCTCTAAAACAGAAAGTCAGGAGTCTGTGACTGTTGTGGATGGTGAGGAGAAAGCATCCAAATCAATACTGACCACTTCTCCAAAATCTTCAACTGCTCCCCAAAGCCGACTGTCGACTTCAACCTCAAATGTCATCTTCAGCAGCAACTTGCGTGATGACACAAAAGTTATTCTGGAGCAGATCTCGGCCAATAGCCAGAAAAACAGAGCTGAGATGGCTAAGCAGGCTCAGCAGCCACTATCTACTAGTGATGGAGATGCCTCCAGTGTTAGTTCTACCACTTCAGAAGTCAAAGTGGAGCAGGTTTCCAGCCCAGAGTCTACATCCATAGTTAGGACTGGAAGTTTCCTCAGCCGATTTTCAAGGCCATCATCAAGCTCTCCTGAAGAAAGAGACAACCTACTGAAGAGGATGGAAAGCATAAGGAAAGAGAAACGAGTTTATAGCAGGTTTGAGGTATTCTGTAAGAAGGATGAACAGCAGAGCCAGGTAGAAGAAAACGATGATGCCGATTCCAAAGATAAGAAAGTGGGAAAATTCATGCCTAGATTACTTGGAAATTTAATTAAGAAATGACCCTAGCTATACTGTGGATATATCGTCCAGGTGCCACTTCCAGTATAGGATGTCCACAACTACAATAGTCCCATCAGTGGAGTTCCTGGCCATCTCTTTTCCAGACTTTTCTAGTGATTCCTAAGTGCCATCACATGAAAACTTTCTGGAGACACAGGAAACATTTAATTAAACCCTACATGGTATTATAATATGGAGACAAGTCATTCAAAGACCACAAAGGCAAAGGAGATCAACAGAGACTAAACCATGTTGGACAACAAAGAGATATGACCTGTGTGTCCAAGGAATTGAGTCAGGAACTGTATTCCTCAGGTTATTTAGaatatcaaatacaaaaaatatgcaACAGTTTGGCAAATGGCAAACAAAATAGAGGGAAGCTAAACTGGAGATGTTTGAAAGCATCTCGGTCATATATAGGCACCAAGCTCCATATAAAGCTGCACAATGATCTACAACATCAGTGCTAAGCATTTTGGCATTGTCCTTTGTATTCTTAAACTTTTTAGATAGTCATTATTCATACATGgatttatttattaacaaatacatTTGTTCACAAAGTACAACAtcttcagaaaaaacaataaaatatggaCGACCAGCAGATGTTTTATGTAGTCTGGAGCAATAACATGATATTTTCTATACAAAATCTTTACATTTAAGatgattttgaattgttatgatctttataaataaaatgatgttatcccttttataaaataaatatagctgcCTAGGTCAGCTTTTATGCCAATGACCTGTCACAAAAACATATTATGCCTGGAGCATGACTTATCAGGGTCTCTTGAGATTTTATACTAATTTATACTAGATAAAGGTCATATTTTATAGTGCCTTATGTAAAGACCTAAATAGGTATCATTTGAACATGCAAAGCCTTCCTTTAGTGATGATTCAAATAAAAATATGGTGTATTATAATAATCTGATAAGCGAGGCACGCACAGACCTAGCCTATGTAAATGAATTGCTTGCCTTACACAGACTGGAGAATTCCATTGGGTTTTAGAGATTAACACCAGAGTTTAGATGGCTACAGCATGGAGTTTGCCACTTCTGTTTTGATGGAAGTAGAATGAGATTCATTTTCTTGCCTTCCCATGCATATTCCGTCAAGCTTGGTAGACATGCCAGCCATAAGAGATCAAGTATTTCATACACATTCTAAGTGTAAAATAGCAGTTCGGAGCTGGGAACCACATACTGTTGAGGTGAGGGGACTTCTAATGTGAAATTGTAGACTGTATTTTCAGTCCTTGTGATATCAATATCTATAACGTAACATTAAATGAAATTAttgggacagtaaagacaaaattagacTTAAATGATCtgaatagagcatgagattttatacagctttccaatgtacttgtattatcaattttggttagttctcttggaatcctttgttaaagattaatcttaggtgagctcagaagcatgcacgtatctttagccatatggcagcagtgtttgcaacaatgtttatagcaactctatcagtctacctagctttactcttcaacaaagaaaacaaagcataaTTGATGATAGAAtgaaataagttgtttaaaattgtttgatcgatttaaatcatgaaagttttatttctcttgtaaggtgtatccagtccacggattcatccattacttgtgggatattctccttcccaacaggaagctgcaagaggatcacccacagcagagctgtctatatagctcctcccctaactgccacctcccagtcattctcttgcagctctcgacaagggaagcagctagagagatgtggtgcattaatgtagtttatcttcaatcaaacgtttgttattttcaaatggtaccggagttgtactattttagcctcaggcagaaagttgaagaagagtctgcctgtggtctttgatgatcttagcagtttgtaaccaagatccattgctgttctcacacataactgaagagatgggtaacttcaccTGGGGGattagcgtgcagggtctcctgctctgaggtatgtgcagttttaaatttttctagagaagtggtaagctagaaaatgctgacaataccggatttatttaaggtaagcctgattacagtgatttaataacgactggtatcatgcttgctgtaaacggtaatatttttattatttactcacattactgaatagatataacgtttgcttgaggtgtataaacgtttatttaatattggtgataaaactttattctggggcccagtttttccacatggctgactagattttgcctagggatagttttttaaggccctctcactgtgagtacaggctgggaggggcctattttccattagtttttgcagcttgagacatccagcttccctggagtcccctgaacatttaggacctctctaaagggtttttgtgccttccaaagtcgttgtatgggcaggtagggccacagtagagctgtggcagttttgtgtgactgtttaaaaacgtttatatagttttttttatccggttttgaaactaaggggttaatcatccatttgcaagtgggtgcaatgctctttcagcctattatacacactgtaaaaattttgtaagatttactgcttttttcactgttttagcagtttctgtgattgttttttactcttaaaggcacagtaccgtttttattttttgcttgttcacagttattaaagtgttttccaagcttgctggtctcattactagtctgtttaaacatgtctgacatagaggaaactcattgttcattatgtttagaagccattgtggaaccccctcttagaatgtgtaccaaatgcactgattttactatagattacaagaccatattctggctttaaaaaatgtatcacc
This region includes:
- the FAM83H gene encoding protein FAM83H — its product is MARRSQSSSQGDNPLDPNYLPPHYKEYYRIAIDVLTEDGPDGYERFLVDENAPDFLCPSEVEHITKYLQRPPEVIQESPYSEPVYSTQEDADGSSGTYWPMHSDTAAPELDLGWPTIFGFQGTEVTTLIHPPPPDNPSIKEEARKMIRSAQQVIAIVMDIFTDVDILSDLLDAAARRIPVYIILDEMNSQHFLDMAAKCRINLNYVEFLRVRTVSGPTYYCRMGSTFRGHLQEKFLLVDCNVVLSGTYSYMWSFEKIHRSIAHIFQGELVSSFDEEFRILFAQSDPLIPSENVLAKMEKPFMGMVPYGGPRPLFERKLNFMYPRDDNSQNSQNFPNFMVDPDRHYLQSFRREEMMRHTMDNSGLRMYGKKFAEHMEMDKMQMSFMQNKNMDVEAYKRHSFAEGTFENYTAANQYSRQMFTSNNNDEYRFQSSQFQKSQFMQLDRSFTPTRTQGLFEKIRGNRQGMLEADENDSRFQNRALPGENNFALEGPPHTRLGYNPSNSSREVRHGSDQVEIGGEGRFGQRSQGRQKFMCQISPTHKQGMEQRHFFQDQDADKKTQENKEGLRSWRISSYLSGIQSDQDEEGLPVAIDSEAFDDALVPFEKAVPTSETLLKYSIDPIPPYKPPAVLKDVPMQVEKVKETLMLEKEKEDTLLARHDSFRTRTNPLLQRGSRLRSSLIFSSSKVEQHSSTASEMVQVVQKEQSSTEVIKENESYKTSSKVAEILEKYKTANKDSESATVIQAKSLAATNTIHEESEMGQKRSIETVAYKSLESKLLEKDSFSRTVLESQYRSSVNTKFQELFSKDNQTSTVTKIEQMASSIQTIESSKPALPEKNESQLTITEIIEEPKPAAIEAPKPPTPQESGLHFGNALEKMSQNPMPSSTMNKSDEEISRSEQNPMEFIRRGSMKLKQFLQSKAEKKAEEDLSSDIAKMEKQNTALRRLSKTESQESVTVVDGEEKASKSILTTSPKSSTAPQSRLSTSTSNVIFSSNLRDDTKVILEQISANSQKNRAEMAKQAQQPLSTSDGDASSVSSTTSEVKVEQVSSPESTSIVRTGSFLSRFSRPSSSSPEERDNLLKRMESIRKEKRVYSRFEVFCKKDEQQSQVEENDDADSKDKKVGKFMPRLLGNLIKK